From the genome of Fundidesulfovibrio putealis DSM 16056:
CTCGCGGCAACGCTTGTCGTGTGTCTGGCCGTGGGCGCGCTCTGGGGACAGGCCTCCTTGTGGGCCTTCGCGGCGCTTGGCCTCTGCATGTCCGTGGCCTCCCAGATGGGCGACTTCATGGAGTCTTCTTTGAAGCGCTCCGCCGACATCAAGGACTCCGGCGCCCTGCTGCCCGGCCACGGCGGCATCCTGGACCGCATCGACGGCCTCCTCCCCGCAATTCTCGTGTACGCCCTGGCGCGCACCATGGCCCACTACCTATGATCGACTACATCTCCGCCCTCCCCGGGGCCACCGGCCTGCCCCCCTTCCCCCGGCGTCTGTGCGTCTTGGGGTCCACCGGTTCCATCGGCGAGTCCGCCCTGGCCGTGGTGGACGACCATCCCGGCCAGTTCGAAGTGCTCGCCCTGGCTGGCGCTCGCAACGTCATGCGTCTGGCCGAACAGGCCGCGCGGTTTCGTCCCCGCTATCTGGCCGTACTGGACGAGGCCGGAGCCGCATCGCTCAAGAGCATGCTCCCCTCCGGCTACAGCCCGGAGATTCTCTGCGGCCCCGACGCCTATGTCACCCTGGCCTCCCTGCCTGACGTGCAGGTGGTGCTCTCGGCCATCGTGGGCGCGGCAGGTCTTCCGCCGACGCTGGCCGCCGCCAAGTCCGGAAAAATCATCGCCCTGGCCAACAAGGAATCACTGGTGCTGGCCGGGCATCTGATCCGCCGGGCCTGCCGCGAGTCCGGGGCAGTGGTACTGCCCGTGGACTCCGAGCACAACGCGCTCTTTCAATCCTTGGCCGGGCACAACGGCGACGACGTGGACCACCTGATCCTCACGGCTTCCGGCGGCCCCTTCCGCGACTGGCCCAGCGCCGATCTGGCCAACGCCACCGCAGCCCAGGCCCTCAAGCACCCCAACTGGTCCATGGGCGCGAAAATCAGCATCGACTCGGCCACGCTCATGAACAAGGGGCTGGAGGTCATCGAGGCCTGCTGGCTCTACGGCCTGCCCGAGGACCGCGTGAAGGTGCTGGTGCACCCGCAGTCCATCGTGCACTCCCTGGCCGCCTACCGCGACGGCTCCCTCCTGGCCCAGATGGGCCAGCCCGACATGCGCATCGCCATCGCCTACTGTCTGTGCTATCCGTTGCGCCTGCCGCTGAAGATTGCGCCCCTGGACCTTGCGGCTCTGGGCACGCTGACCTTCCGCGAGCCGCGCACCGACGACTTTCCCTGCCTTGATCTCGCGCGGCGCGCCGTGGCCGCGAGCCCGGCACATTGCGTGGCCCTGAACGCCGCCAACGAGGTGGCCGTGGAGCTGTTCCTGGCCGGGCGCATCGGCTTTTCAGACATCGCGCGCGCCGTGGAATGGGCGCTTGCGCGGCAAGAATCACTGGACGATCCCGATTTCATGACCATAATGGAGGTTGACCTGGCCGTCCGAAGTACGGTGGCCACATACCTCACAGGAACCACATGATCGACTTTCTGGGCAAGGCCCTCTCCTTCGTCGTCGTCATCGGCGTGCTCATCTTCATCCACGAACTCGGGCACTTCCTGGTGGCCCGCTTCTTCGGAATGGGCGTGCGCGTGTTCTCACTGGGCTTCGGCCCCAAACTGCTGTCCTTCACTTCAGGCCCCACCGAGTACCGCGTCAGCCTAATCCCCCTGGGCGGCTACGTGCAGCTGGTGGCCCAGGACTCCGAGGACGACGAGACAGTCGTCGGATTCCACCCCAGCACATGGTTCATCCGCCGCCCCTCCTGGCAGCGCATGCTGGTGGTGGCCGCCGGGCCACTGTTCAACCTGGCGCTGGCCTGGGCGCTCTACGCATCCATGTTCTACACCAGCGGACGCTTCGAGACGCCCGCCGCCGTGGGACAGGTCAACGCCGCCAGCGCCGCCGAACGCGCGGGCATGCAGGCCGGGGACGCCATCCTCACCGTGGACGGCCAGTCCGTACAATACTTCCGCGAGCTCCAGGCCCGCGTGGAGGCCAGCAAGGGCGCGCCCCTCAAGCTGACCCTCAAGCGCGGGACCGAAACCCTGGACGTCACCGTCACGCCGGACATCATCGCCCAGAAGAACCTCTTCGGCGAGGACATCAAGAAACCCATCCTGGGCATCCGGTCCACCCAGGAGTCCGTCAACATCCCCCTGGGTTTCGTCGCTTCGGTCTCTGAAGGCCTCAAGCAGACCTGGGAAGTCACCGCCCTCACCGGGCAGGTGTTCTGGAAGCTGGTGCAGGGGATCGTGCCCATGTCCTCCATCGGCGGCCCCATCATGATCGCGGAGCTTGTGGGCAAGCAGTCCGAGCAGGGACTCGCGCATCTGGCGGCGCTGACAGCCATGATCAGCGTGAACCTGGCCATTCTGAACCTGTTGCCCATCCCGGTGCTGGACGGCGGGCATATCCTGTTTTTTGCCCTGGAGACCCTGCTGCGCCGCCCCGTGCCGGAACGAATCCGCGCCGTGACCACCAAGATCGGCTTCGTGCTGCTCATGGCGCTCATGCTCACGGCCACCGCCAACGATATCATCCGGCTGGTGACGGGCGTCGGCAAGTGATCCTGATCGTCAACACCGCCGAGGAGACCCTCCAGGCGCTCCTGGTCCAGGACGGCCGCGTCCTGGACAGCTTCCAGGAGCCCTGCTCCGGGCGCATGAACGAGGTGATGGGGCCAGCCGTGGAGCGCCTGCTCTCCGGCCCCGGCCTTTCATCTCTCACTGCCCTGGCCTGCGTACGCGGCCCCGGCAGCTTCACCGGCCTGCGCCTTGGCCTGGCCTACTGCCACGGCCTGAGCCTCGCGCGGGAACTCCCCATGGCCGGGCTGGACCATCTGCCGCTTTTGGCCGACTCCGCTTTCGAAGCGGGCCAGACCTTCGACGAAGTGCACGTGCTCACGCACTCGCGCACAGCGCGCGTCTATCATCAGGCCTTCGCCCCAGGCCCCGAGGCGCTCTCGCCGCCGCGCGATCTGACCGCGCAGGCCGCCTGCGACCTGATCGCCGCACGCGCCGACGCCCCCGCCCGCAAGATCGCCCTGCTCGGCACAGGGCTGCGCCGCAACGCAGCCGCGTTCGCGCCCCTGGCCGACCTCGGCCACGTGACGCTTATGGACCTGGAAGTGCCGTCGCAGCAGGCGCTTGTGCGCGCCGCCCAGGTCGCGAGCTATGACGGCCCGCCCGTGGAAGCCTGCTATCTGCGCGGCTCCGACGCCGAGGAGAACCTCGCCGCCATCGCCGCAGGGCGGGGACTGAGCGAAGCCGAGGCTCTGGCGCGCATGGAAGAGGCGATGAAGTAGGAGTGTCGGGCTCCGCCCGAACCCGCCAGGGCTCTGCCCTGGACCCGGCAGGGGAGAGTCAAACGCACTCTTGGCCCTGCACCCGGCTCTTCGCTTCGCGTCGTGTACGGGAGGCTTGAGGCGGGACGGGCCTGATGGCCGGAGCTGGGAGTTGTCCCGTCCGCGCCATGGACGGCGGGCTCGAACCGATTTGAAGACGATTCGTCGCCCGCC
Proteins encoded in this window:
- the dxr gene encoding 1-deoxy-D-xylulose-5-phosphate reductoisomerase; amino-acid sequence: MIDYISALPGATGLPPFPRRLCVLGSTGSIGESALAVVDDHPGQFEVLALAGARNVMRLAEQAARFRPRYLAVLDEAGAASLKSMLPSGYSPEILCGPDAYVTLASLPDVQVVLSAIVGAAGLPPTLAAAKSGKIIALANKESLVLAGHLIRRACRESGAVVLPVDSEHNALFQSLAGHNGDDVDHLILTASGGPFRDWPSADLANATAAQALKHPNWSMGAKISIDSATLMNKGLEVIEACWLYGLPEDRVKVLVHPQSIVHSLAAYRDGSLLAQMGQPDMRIAIAYCLCYPLRLPLKIAPLDLAALGTLTFREPRTDDFPCLDLARRAVAASPAHCVALNAANEVAVELFLAGRIGFSDIARAVEWALARQESLDDPDFMTIMEVDLAVRSTVATYLTGTT
- the rseP gene encoding RIP metalloprotease RseP, translating into MIDFLGKALSFVVVIGVLIFIHELGHFLVARFFGMGVRVFSLGFGPKLLSFTSGPTEYRVSLIPLGGYVQLVAQDSEDDETVVGFHPSTWFIRRPSWQRMLVVAAGPLFNLALAWALYASMFYTSGRFETPAAVGQVNAASAAERAGMQAGDAILTVDGQSVQYFRELQARVEASKGAPLKLTLKRGTETLDVTVTPDIIAQKNLFGEDIKKPILGIRSTQESVNIPLGFVASVSEGLKQTWEVTALTGQVFWKLVQGIVPMSSIGGPIMIAELVGKQSEQGLAHLAALTAMISVNLAILNLLPIPVLDGGHILFFALETLLRRPVPERIRAVTTKIGFVLLMALMLTATANDIIRLVTGVGK
- the tsaB gene encoding tRNA (adenosine(37)-N6)-threonylcarbamoyltransferase complex dimerization subunit type 1 TsaB, yielding MILIVNTAEETLQALLVQDGRVLDSFQEPCSGRMNEVMGPAVERLLSGPGLSSLTALACVRGPGSFTGLRLGLAYCHGLSLARELPMAGLDHLPLLADSAFEAGQTFDEVHVLTHSRTARVYHQAFAPGPEALSPPRDLTAQAACDLIAARADAPARKIALLGTGLRRNAAAFAPLADLGHVTLMDLEVPSQQALVRAAQVASYDGPPVEACYLRGSDAEENLAAIAAGRGLSEAEALARMEEAMK